One window of Aerococcus tenax genomic DNA carries:
- a CDS encoding alpha/beta hydrolase produces MTLLQTTLYSDSLRMDVHVNIIFPQNCARTPEDKRQSLKPPYRVLYLLHGLSSNEDGWLRFTSLERYARDLDLVIVLPTTHRGWYINNAIGYPYSNFISVELPEIIQTMLPVSTKREDTYIAGASMGGFGALKAAFTYPEKYGYVASLSGVTDLVNVFAQGPDPESPFEHQMLFDEESPAQTDNDIYYLVQQAIDNKIDLPKVYLTCGTEDDLIEQNRHFKDRFGDFLELSYHEKPGEHGWDYWDPEIKKVLDWLPTI; encoded by the coding sequence ATGACTCTTTTACAGACGACGCTTTACTCAGACAGTTTGCGCATGGATGTCCATGTCAATATCATTTTTCCTCAAAACTGTGCCCGGACTCCAGAAGATAAACGCCAAAGCTTAAAGCCCCCTTACCGGGTCCTCTATCTCTTACACGGCCTATCCAGTAATGAGGATGGTTGGCTTCGCTTCACTTCCCTAGAGCGCTATGCCCGTGACTTGGACTTGGTCATTGTCCTACCTACCACCCACCGCGGCTGGTATATCAACAATGCCATTGGTTACCCCTATAGCAATTTCATTAGTGTCGAACTGCCCGAAATCATCCAAACCATGCTCCCGGTTTCGACTAAACGCGAAGACACCTATATCGCTGGTGCATCTATGGGTGGCTTTGGGGCTTTGAAGGCGGCCTTCACCTATCCGGAAAAATACGGCTATGTGGCCAGCCTATCGGGAGTCACCGACCTGGTCAATGTCTTTGCCCAAGGGCCTGATCCTGAGTCTCCTTTTGAACATCAAATGCTCTTTGACGAGGAATCTCCCGCACAGACTGACAACGATATCTATTACTTGGTCCAACAAGCCATTGACAATAAAATCGACTTGCCCAAAGTTTATTTAACCTGTGGGACTGAAGATGACTTAATCGAACAAAACCGCCACTTTAAAGACCGCTTTGGCGACTTCTTAGAGCTCTCCTACCATGAAAAACCTGGCGAACACGGTTGGGACTACTGGGACCCAGAAATTAAAAAGGTACTTGACTGGTTACCTACCATTTAA
- a CDS encoding nucleoside hydrolase encodes MVKMILDLDTGIDDALAIAYACGSAEVDLIGITGTYGNVLMKTGLKNASQLLDLFGRGEVPVYPGLDHASDKEDFEVQEVSALIHGKNGLGEVDLGDRPVKQAAGNAVDFILESARKYGKDLKIVATGPMTNLAAAIDKDLDSLSQVGEIVIMGGALTVCGNVSAFAEANISQDPAAADKLFRSGLPVTMVGLDVTLRTLLTYKETQIWRDLGTEAGEKMADIVEYYIKSYEVTSPHLKGCALHDPLAVAVAVQEDLVNCLPLAMKVETEGESRGRTIGDNDRLNDPDPSVRVAVAVDVDRFLNEFMTRLTQLFKKH; translated from the coding sequence ATGGTAAAAATGATACTGGATTTAGATACAGGGATTGACGATGCCTTAGCCATAGCTTATGCATGTGGCTCAGCAGAAGTCGACTTGATTGGTATCACGGGGACCTATGGCAATGTGTTGATGAAAACAGGTCTTAAAAATGCCAGTCAGTTATTGGATTTATTTGGTCGAGGAGAAGTACCGGTTTATCCCGGTTTGGACCATGCCTCAGATAAGGAAGACTTTGAAGTACAAGAAGTCTCAGCTCTGATCCACGGTAAAAATGGTCTGGGTGAGGTTGACCTGGGTGACCGGCCCGTTAAGCAAGCCGCTGGCAATGCGGTTGACTTTATCCTCGAATCGGCTAGGAAGTATGGAAAAGATTTAAAAATTGTCGCTACCGGGCCTATGACTAACTTAGCCGCAGCCATTGATAAGGACCTCGATAGCTTATCCCAAGTCGGTGAAATTGTTATTATGGGTGGGGCCTTGACGGTTTGCGGTAATGTATCAGCTTTTGCAGAGGCTAATATTAGCCAAGACCCCGCAGCCGCTGATAAATTATTCCGATCGGGCTTACCAGTTACCATGGTGGGCTTAGACGTGACCTTGCGCACCCTCTTGACCTATAAGGAAACCCAAATTTGGCGGGACTTAGGCACTGAGGCTGGGGAGAAGATGGCTGATATTGTGGAGTATTACATTAAATCCTACGAAGTCACCTCGCCCCACTTAAAGGGTTGTGCCCTCCATGACCCACTAGCCGTGGCGGTTGCCGTTCAAGAAGACTTAGTTAACTGCCTACCTTTAGCCATGAAGGTTGAAACTGAAGGCGAAAGTCGGGGGCGGACTATTGGCGATAATGACCGTTTAAATGATCCCGATCCGAGTGTCCGAGTAGCCGTGGCGGTTGATGTGGACCGATTCTTAAATGAATTTATGACCCGTTTGACCCAGCTCTTTAAAAAGCATTAA
- a CDS encoding threonine/serine exporter family protein: MIALFLYHAFFSLTVGFFCAYVFEVPKRMIFQVSLIGMFGWLTYYFTQVLAGSTPVWSSYWASLVIAAMSQWAANRFHQPVTLFFIPGFIPIVPGGGLYRTALYLFQRDFDLFSSQLLETFMSTVAIGLAIFTVSSITYLGNRTTSAKYIRRDNRKRVRALFRKH, translated from the coding sequence ATGATTGCTTTATTTCTTTACCATGCCTTTTTTTCACTGACCGTAGGCTTTTTTTGCGCCTATGTCTTTGAGGTCCCTAAAAGAATGATTTTCCAAGTCTCCTTAATTGGGATGTTTGGCTGGTTAACCTACTACTTCACCCAGGTCCTAGCGGGTTCGACTCCAGTCTGGTCCTCTTATTGGGCCAGCCTAGTCATTGCCGCTATGTCTCAGTGGGCGGCCAATCGTTTCCACCAACCAGTGACCTTGTTTTTCATTCCGGGTTTTATTCCCATCGTCCCTGGTGGAGGCCTCTATCGGACTGCCCTCTATCTTTTTCAACGCGATTTTGACTTGTTTTCTAGTCAATTGCTAGAAACCTTTATGAGTACCGTGGCTATCGGATTAGCTATTTTTACCGTTTCTAGTATCACTTACCTAGGAAACCGGACCACTTCAGCCAAGTATATTCGCCGGGATAACCGTAAACGCGTGCGGGCCTTATTCCGTAAGCATTAA
- the hemC gene encoding hydroxymethylbilane synthase encodes MTTYRIGTRSSRLAMQQSLEVVRALEVVYPQDEFQLVKLSTKGDKDKSSPLSKIGGKGVFVRWIEQALVQGKVDFIVHSLKDVPSELAQGTVLAAIPQRQDPGDVILTAKGMDWRDLPNGARVGTGSLRRLAQLHALRPDLEIVHVRGNIDSRLDKLARGDFQALVLATAGLKRLQLLDYPFDPQRFNQKEANSEAHILKNYELQAHAFSLDEMIPAVGQGALAVQCLSDDQQTREVLQAIDDPETHQAVACERVVLKALGADCNYPVGAYGQMKDQMIQLTAMIGRQDGLALVRSQLEAPLDQALALGQAVYQDLLNQGAGKWLGQGDGND; translated from the coding sequence TTGACCACTTATCGTATTGGAACACGAAGCAGCCGGCTAGCCATGCAACAAAGTTTAGAAGTTGTCAGGGCTTTGGAGGTCGTTTACCCGCAGGATGAATTTCAATTAGTTAAATTATCCACCAAGGGAGACAAGGATAAGTCCTCCCCCCTCTCTAAAATTGGGGGCAAGGGGGTCTTTGTCCGCTGGATTGAGCAGGCCCTAGTCCAAGGCAAGGTCGATTTTATTGTCCATAGCCTAAAAGATGTTCCTAGCGAATTAGCCCAAGGGACTGTTTTGGCCGCTATTCCTCAGCGCCAAGACCCTGGAGATGTGATTCTGACTGCAAAGGGGATGGACTGGCGCGACTTGCCTAATGGCGCTAGGGTAGGAACAGGGAGTTTACGCCGCCTGGCCCAACTGCATGCCCTAAGACCAGATTTGGAGATTGTCCATGTTCGCGGGAATATTGATAGTCGTTTGGATAAACTCGCTCGCGGCGACTTCCAGGCCCTGGTCCTCGCTACGGCGGGCCTTAAACGCTTGCAGCTCCTTGACTATCCTTTTGACCCCCAGCGCTTTAACCAAAAAGAAGCCAATAGTGAGGCCCATATCCTCAAGAACTATGAACTCCAGGCCCATGCTTTTAGCCTGGATGAAATGATTCCTGCAGTAGGGCAAGGGGCCTTGGCAGTCCAATGTTTGAGTGATGATCAGCAAACTAGAGAAGTCCTTCAAGCCATTGATGACCCCGAAACCCACCAGGCAGTGGCTTGTGAACGGGTAGTCCTCAAAGCCTTAGGGGCCGATTGTAACTATCCGGTGGGCGCCTATGGTCAAATGAAGGACCAAATGATTCAATTAACCGCCATGATTGGTCGTCAGGACGGCTTAGCCTTGGTTCGTAGCCAATTAGAAGCTCCCCTAGACCAAGCCTTAGCCCTAGGCCAAGCGGTTTACCAAGATCTCTTAAACCAAGGGGCAGGAAAATGGTTAGGTCAAGGTGACGGCAATGACTAG
- a CDS encoding cobyric acid synthase: MAKHIMIQGTASDVGKSLMAAAIGRIYTNEGLRVFPFKSQNMALNSYITKTGAEMARAQVVQANACRREPDVLMNPILMKPSQDAQSQIIIKGQVYGDLNARDYHELKPQLKPMLKEVMTQLDSENDLIVLEGAGSPAEINLNDHDIVNMGMAEIADSPVILVADIDRGGVFASIYGTIALLKDQGKRIKGIIINKFRGDVSLLDPGIEQIEALTGVKVIGVVPYLPHVIESEDSCDLHMEQTSYDAYKALDVCVIALEWIANFTDLNSLSLFEDVSLRYAKQAKQVGQPDLIIIPGTANPIRALKDLEDRDLSRAIQAAVGKGSHLIALGAGQTLLGQTLKDEAGNSYPGLDIFPYQSTLTGAHDVYQTQCQTTYPPHGAGEEEGYALAAYEVRTYTIQSQDHLSPLARVVKRNGTSYSGDEGYCLEAGRLIASNLHGLFDNTAWTYAYLQSLAEKKGVELKGQLPQNYAAVMEEQFQDLAQHVLNHIDKEALDRIIEGEE; encoded by the coding sequence ATGGCTAAACATATAATGATCCAAGGGACCGCTTCCGATGTCGGTAAGAGCCTTATGGCAGCAGCCATTGGCCGGATCTATACTAATGAAGGATTGCGGGTTTTTCCTTTTAAATCGCAAAATATGGCACTAAATTCTTATATTACTAAGACCGGGGCTGAAATGGCCCGGGCCCAGGTGGTGCAAGCCAATGCCTGTCGTCGGGAACCTGACGTCTTGATGAATCCCATTTTGATGAAGCCAAGCCAAGATGCCCAATCACAGATTATTATTAAAGGGCAGGTGTACGGAGATCTCAATGCGCGTGATTACCACGAGTTAAAACCCCAATTAAAGCCTATGCTAAAAGAGGTTATGACCCAATTAGATTCGGAAAATGACCTGATTGTCTTAGAAGGGGCTGGGAGCCCTGCTGAAATTAACCTCAATGACCATGATATTGTGAATATGGGCATGGCAGAGATTGCTGATAGTCCGGTTATTTTAGTGGCTGATATTGACCGGGGCGGAGTCTTTGCTTCGATTTATGGAACCATCGCTTTATTAAAAGACCAGGGCAAACGGATTAAAGGAATTATTATTAATAAATTCCGGGGTGATGTCTCCTTACTGGATCCGGGTATTGAACAAATTGAAGCCTTGACCGGGGTAAAGGTGATTGGGGTAGTTCCCTACTTACCCCATGTGATTGAAAGTGAAGATTCCTGTGACTTACATATGGAACAGACCAGCTATGATGCCTATAAGGCCCTTGATGTCTGTGTGATTGCTCTGGAATGGATTGCTAACTTCACTGATTTGAATAGCTTATCGCTTTTTGAAGATGTTTCTTTGCGTTATGCTAAACAGGCTAAGCAAGTCGGGCAACCGGACCTGATCATTATTCCAGGAACGGCCAACCCTATCAGAGCCTTAAAAGATCTAGAAGACCGGGATTTGTCAAGAGCTATTCAAGCAGCCGTAGGAAAGGGTAGTCACTTGATTGCCTTAGGGGCAGGCCAAACCCTCTTGGGTCAAACTTTAAAAGATGAAGCTGGTAACAGCTATCCTGGTCTGGATATTTTCCCCTACCAGTCGACCTTAACCGGGGCGCATGATGTCTACCAGACTCAATGCCAAACGACTTATCCGCCACATGGAGCTGGCGAGGAAGAGGGCTACGCCTTAGCGGCCTATGAAGTTCGGACCTATACTATCCAAAGTCAGGACCACTTAAGCCCCCTTGCCCGGGTAGTTAAACGCAACGGAACAAGCTATTCGGGGGATGAGGGCTATTGTTTAGAAGCGGGCCGTTTAATTGCTAGCAATTTACATGGCTTGTTTGACAATACTGCCTGGACCTATGCTTATCTACAGTCCCTAGCTGAGAAAAAGGGTGTCGAACTCAAGGGCCAGCTTCCCCAAAATTATGCAGCAGTGATGGAAGAACAATTCCAAGACTTGGCCCAACATGTTCTCAACCATATTGATAAGGAAGCATTAGACCGAATTATTGAAGGAGAAGAATAA
- a CDS encoding alpha/beta hydrolase family protein codes for MTIKKLLLLLMTGLLFACGQKPDSTTPEQASQEGQTESKPPQTEQKNETQPASDQATDLDQLTVLSQTEDYVQYELNVMRDGFKIHGKLFLPKGDQESWPLTILAHGINQTDLTTTPYATHLAKRGVAAYVFDFIGGAPLNSSDGDFSDMTVLTELADLEAIYQKLTNYKAIDSSQTYLLGDSQGGLVATMMAAKHPEDIQGMILLYPAFNMPSLVHDFVPDKEEIPDSIDIMGVSVSRYYIEDMLKVDVEDITTSYPGPVLIVHGEDDVLVPPVYAQKAAELFPKAHLEMIPGGKHEFSGSDFIKALSYIDKFMVNQLGDEHYQLTIDEEEQTD; via the coding sequence ATGACAATAAAAAAATTACTCCTACTCTTAATGACCGGTCTGCTCTTTGCCTGTGGTCAAAAACCAGACTCTACTACCCCTGAGCAAGCTAGCCAGGAAGGCCAAACAGAAAGTAAGCCCCCACAAACTGAGCAAAAGAATGAAACACAGCCAGCCAGTGACCAAGCGACTGACCTGGACCAATTAACCGTCTTGAGTCAGACTGAGGACTATGTTCAATATGAATTAAATGTCATGCGGGATGGTTTTAAAATACATGGTAAGCTCTTCTTGCCCAAGGGCGACCAAGAATCCTGGCCATTAACTATCCTAGCCCACGGGATTAACCAAACCGATTTAACCACCACGCCTTACGCCACTCATTTGGCGAAACGTGGGGTAGCTGCCTATGTTTTTGACTTTATCGGCGGGGCTCCCCTAAATAGCAGTGATGGTGACTTTTCCGATATGACCGTATTGACTGAACTGGCTGACCTGGAGGCCATTTACCAAAAGCTCACTAACTATAAAGCAATTGATTCCAGTCAAACTTACCTATTAGGAGATAGCCAGGGCGGTCTGGTAGCTACCATGATGGCAGCTAAACACCCCGAGGATATCCAGGGGATGATCCTACTCTACCCTGCCTTCAATATGCCCAGCCTAGTCCACGACTTTGTCCCGGACAAAGAAGAAATTCCTGACTCCATCGATATCATGGGAGTATCGGTTAGCCGTTACTATATCGAAGACATGCTTAAGGTGGATGTGGAAGACATTACTACTTCCTATCCTGGCCCAGTTCTCATTGTCCATGGAGAAGATGATGTTCTCGTGCCCCCAGTCTATGCCCAAAAGGCCGCTGAGCTTTTCCCCAAGGCCCATTTAGAAATGATCCCTGGCGGCAAGCATGAATTTTCCGGCTCTGACTTCATCAAGGCCCTCTCTTATATCGATAAGTTCATGGTCAATCAACTCGGCGATGAACATTACCAACTCACTATCGACGAAGAAGAGCAAACCGATTAA
- a CDS encoding leucyl aminopeptidase has protein sequence MKFVSNENFTNHVYLVEAGQDLSMVDQATQDYLKDQLDFKGEAKQVYRSLGPNSQNLVLVGLGEKPQRDSYVLAAFLAAKELKAAKVEEANVSFAATDRAALEGVIEGFLQSDYRFDRYLSEKNTSSLVKINLPKKVADLDQVVAEVTHLVEGVNATRDLVNTPSNHLSPAQMADQAKDLLSGLGVEVEIFDKKQIEDLGMEALLAVNAGSVNEPRFLVMNYLPQGPEEKAIALVGKGITYDSGGYALKPANSMIDMKDDMAGAAAVIGSVYALAKNKVNKNVVGVAAITENLVSASSYKNGDIIGSMKGTTIEVLNTDAEGRVTLADSIYYAAAKVNSECVIDLATLTGACLVALGERTAGAMTNDPDLFQAVDQAADSVGEPIWQLPAPEELREAVKGTNADLRNSTGRNGGTITAGVFLEHFVEGKPWVHLDIAGPAFGEKAYRYLPQGATGVPVKTLYQFVKGQAEAK, from the coding sequence ATGAAATTTGTCAGCAATGAAAATTTTACCAATCATGTTTACTTAGTGGAGGCTGGTCAAGACTTAAGCATGGTCGACCAGGCCACCCAAGACTATTTAAAAGACCAACTGGACTTTAAGGGCGAAGCCAAGCAAGTCTATCGCTCACTAGGCCCTAATAGTCAAAACCTCGTTTTAGTCGGCCTAGGCGAAAAGCCTCAACGCGATTCCTATGTACTGGCCGCTTTTCTAGCAGCTAAGGAATTAAAGGCGGCTAAGGTGGAAGAAGCCAATGTTTCTTTTGCGGCGACGGACCGCGCTGCCCTAGAAGGGGTGATTGAAGGTTTCCTACAAAGCGACTATCGTTTTGACCGTTACCTCAGTGAAAAAAATACCAGTTCCTTAGTTAAGATTAACTTGCCTAAAAAGGTCGCAGACCTTGACCAAGTGGTTGCAGAAGTGACCCATTTAGTGGAAGGGGTTAATGCCACGCGTGATTTGGTCAATACACCTTCTAACCATCTCAGCCCGGCGCAAATGGCTGACCAAGCCAAGGACTTGTTAAGTGGACTTGGGGTAGAAGTGGAAATCTTCGATAAAAAACAAATCGAAGACTTGGGGATGGAAGCTCTCCTAGCGGTTAACGCCGGTTCAGTCAATGAACCCCGCTTCCTCGTGATGAATTATCTCCCTCAAGGCCCAGAAGAAAAAGCCATCGCCTTAGTTGGTAAGGGGATTACCTATGACTCCGGTGGTTACGCCTTAAAACCAGCAAACTCCATGATCGATATGAAAGATGACATGGCGGGTGCTGCAGCCGTAATTGGTAGTGTTTACGCCTTAGCCAAAAACAAGGTCAATAAAAACGTTGTGGGTGTGGCTGCTATCACAGAAAACTTAGTCTCAGCCAGCTCCTATAAAAATGGGGACATTATTGGTTCCATGAAGGGGACCACGATTGAAGTCTTAAATACCGATGCTGAAGGTCGGGTGACCTTGGCCGATTCGATTTACTATGCAGCTGCTAAAGTGAATAGTGAATGTGTGATTGACCTCGCGACCTTAACGGGAGCTTGCTTAGTCGCCCTCGGTGAACGGACAGCAGGTGCCATGACTAATGATCCCGACCTCTTCCAAGCAGTCGACCAAGCTGCTGACAGTGTTGGTGAACCGATTTGGCAACTACCAGCACCAGAAGAATTACGAGAAGCCGTTAAAGGCACCAATGCCGACTTAAGAAATTCTACCGGACGCAATGGAGGAACCATTACCGCAGGGGTCTTCTTAGAACACTTTGTGGAAGGTAAGCCATGGGTTCACTTGGATATTGCTGGTCCTGCCTTTGGAGAAAAAGCCTACCGCTACCTTCCTCAGGGAGCAACCGGTGTGCCAGTGAAGACCTTATACCAATTTGTTAAAGGACAAGCTGAAGCTAAGTAG
- a CDS encoding uroporphyrinogen-III synthase yields the protein MTRLLWTASRPLTKKQVVRLEQAGYQVDWLPVIQLEPLSQVNPLKLQQGDAFFFVSRMAGQAAFKHLPPSDALSQLYFFSSSQQTGRYLSQNYSIDCQALTQGGTSQGAFRHFQKIKDHYQPRIDRLIVPISPQSQGKYQALGQTYLSDISIQEWIVYQKQVNWKVGQSLQAAISQANQAAPLAITIASASAWQALVDLVSLPVLDQKRSAIQLWTIGPLASQAILKSSSQVKPYHEADQSNFAGLVDSLIEYKI from the coding sequence ATGACTAGACTTCTGTGGACGGCATCACGCCCCTTGACTAAAAAGCAAGTAGTCCGCTTAGAGCAAGCGGGCTACCAAGTGGACTGGCTGCCGGTCATCCAATTGGAGCCTCTGAGCCAGGTTAATCCCTTAAAACTTCAACAAGGAGATGCCTTTTTCTTTGTCAGTCGCATGGCCGGCCAAGCTGCCTTCAAGCATTTACCCCCTAGTGATGCTTTAAGTCAACTCTACTTTTTTTCTAGTAGCCAGCAAACTGGACGCTATCTTAGCCAGAACTACTCCATTGATTGCCAAGCCTTGACCCAAGGGGGAACTAGTCAGGGAGCCTTTAGGCATTTCCAGAAAATCAAGGACCACTACCAGCCTAGGATTGACCGGCTTATTGTCCCCATTAGTCCCCAAAGCCAGGGCAAGTACCAGGCTCTAGGGCAAACTTACCTGTCTGATATAAGTATTCAGGAGTGGATCGTTTATCAAAAGCAAGTCAACTGGAAAGTTGGTCAATCACTTCAAGCCGCCATCAGTCAGGCTAACCAAGCAGCGCCCCTAGCCATAACGATCGCGAGCGCCAGTGCCTGGCAGGCCCTGGTAGACTTAGTGTCCTTGCCGGTCTTAGATCAGAAGCGGTCTGCTATCCAATTGTGGACGATTGGTCCCTTAGCCAGTCAAGCCATCCTTAAAAGTAGCTCCCAAGTTAAACCCTACCATGAAGCCGATCAGTCGAATTTCGCTGGCTTGGTAGACAGTTTGATTGAATATAAGATATAA
- a CDS encoding sirohydrochlorin cobaltochelatase codes for MKSAILLVSFGTTFKKTRELTIETVYQELKSTYPNWPIYQAYTSNIVRKRIQEHEGLTRLSPLEALQSLKAEGYQRVYVQPLHVISGSEVDKIYQARRETADQDFQVKIARPLLDIYTDYQDLLSVLDQDIQKLSQDEVMVYMAHGTQAPQFTSYVTLDYMLADKPAYVRCVESYPELEEDFIKDLRQKGVKTVHLRPLMLVAGDHAHNDMASEDPDSWQTQFENYGFHVMIHLEGLGEDPAIRQLYLKHLGELMEDDHAG; via the coding sequence TAAAAAGACCCGTGAATTAACCATCGAAACTGTTTATCAAGAGCTTAAGTCTACCTATCCCAACTGGCCCATTTACCAGGCCTATACGTCAAACATTGTGCGCAAACGCATCCAGGAACATGAAGGCTTGACTCGGCTCTCCCCCCTAGAAGCCTTACAATCCTTAAAAGCTGAGGGCTACCAAAGGGTCTATGTCCAACCCCTCCATGTGATTTCTGGGAGTGAGGTCGACAAAATTTACCAAGCCCGAAGAGAAACAGCAGACCAAGACTTCCAAGTGAAGATTGCCCGTCCACTCTTAGATATCTATACAGACTACCAGGACCTGCTCTCAGTTTTGGACCAAGACATTCAAAAGCTCTCCCAAGATGAAGTTATGGTTTATATGGCCCATGGGACCCAAGCGCCACAATTTACTAGCTATGTGACCCTTGATTATATGCTAGCCGATAAACCGGCTTATGTACGCTGTGTGGAAAGTTATCCCGAATTGGAGGAAGACTTTATCAAGGATTTACGGCAAAAAGGTGTTAAAACCGTCCACCTGCGTCCCCTCATGTTGGTGGCTGGTGACCATGCCCATAATGATATGGCTTCGGAGGATCCCGATTCCTGGCAAACGCAATTTGAAAATTATGGCTTCCATGTCATGATCCACTTGGAGGGTTTAGGAGAAGACCCAGCCATTCGTCAACTTTACCTTAAGCATTTAGGTGAATTGATGGAGGACGACCATGCCGGCTAA
- a CDS encoding cob(I)yrinic acid a,c-diamide adenosyltransferase → MAIYTRSGDQGMTRLYGGHSVSKASERVGTYGAIDQLNASVGYLAALVDPKYDQVQSQLLAIQQDLFDCGSDYATLDQERPYKVKSGLADKLEAWIDDYTEATPSIKKFVLPRGTQAASFCHMLRTQTRTLERHLVQFSQVSQDYNPHVLPYINRLSDYFFSLARALNHYDNYSEVPYKNSRDIFS, encoded by the coding sequence ATGGCAATTTATACACGAAGCGGTGACCAGGGCATGACCCGACTGTACGGAGGACATAGTGTTTCGAAGGCTTCTGAGCGGGTAGGAACTTATGGGGCCATTGACCAGTTAAATGCTAGTGTGGGCTACCTGGCCGCTTTGGTTGATCCCAAATATGACCAAGTTCAAAGTCAACTCCTGGCTATCCAGCAAGATTTGTTTGATTGCGGGAGTGATTATGCTACCCTAGACCAAGAACGTCCCTATAAGGTAAAAAGTGGTCTGGCTGACAAGTTAGAAGCTTGGATTGATGATTATACTGAAGCAACCCCCAGCATTAAAAAGTTTGTCCTCCCCCGGGGCACTCAGGCTGCTAGCTTCTGTCATATGCTAAGAACGCAAACTCGCACACTAGAACGGCATTTGGTGCAATTTAGCCAGGTAAGCCAGGATTATAATCCCCATGTTTTGCCTTATATTAACCGTTTATCGGATTATTTCTTTAGCTTGGCCCGGGCTTTAAACCATTATGATAATTACAGTGAGGTCCCCTATAAAAATAGTCGCGATATTTTTTCATAA
- the cobI gene encoding precorrin-2 C(20)-methyltransferase → MPAKLYGIGVGPGDKGYLTLKAIEKLKAVDIIYVPTGKKGQASLAFSIAEPYIPSHTPVKTYHFPMTKDRTVKTKQWDQVAQAMAQDLDQGKSIAFLTLGDPSTYSTFTYLEERLCQDYSVELVAGITSYQAMAAALQVPLVIDEESFTVLPATTSTDLIRLNLKNADTIVIMKIKRHLKKILALLDEENLRDQAQIISQATMEAETVYRDLSDWQGDEKISYFSTMIVRKSKEA, encoded by the coding sequence ATGCCGGCTAAATTATATGGAATCGGCGTTGGGCCAGGGGATAAGGGCTATTTGACCCTAAAAGCCATTGAAAAGCTTAAGGCTGTCGATATTATTTATGTTCCTACCGGGAAAAAAGGGCAAGCCAGCTTGGCCTTTTCCATTGCTGAGCCTTATATCCCTAGCCATACCCCGGTAAAAACTTATCATTTTCCCATGACTAAGGATAGGACAGTAAAGACCAAGCAATGGGACCAAGTAGCCCAAGCCATGGCCCAAGACCTTGACCAAGGCAAGTCCATTGCCTTCTTAACCTTGGGAGATCCTTCAACTTATTCCACCTTTACCTATCTGGAAGAACGCTTGTGCCAGGATTATAGTGTGGAGTTGGTGGCAGGGATAACTTCTTACCAAGCGATGGCGGCAGCCCTCCAAGTTCCTCTGGTGATTGATGAAGAAAGTTTTACTGTCCTACCAGCAACAACATCTACTGACCTGATTCGGTTGAATCTAAAAAACGCTGACACCATCGTTATTATGAAAATCAAACGTCATCTCAAGAAAATCCTAGCCCTCCTCGATGAAGAAAATCTCCGTGACCAGGCCCAAATTATTAGCCAAGCCACCATGGAGGCGGAGACAGTCTACCGGGACTTGAGTGACTGGCAAGGTGATGAGAAGATTTCTTACTTTTCGACCATGATCGTCCGGAAGTCAAAGGAGGCCTAA
- a CDS encoding precorrin-2 dehydrogenase/sirohydrochlorin ferrochelatase family protein — MYPVMLDISHWSVLIIGGGRIAERKLQGLIKEAAQLTVLAPRVTEQIADWARKGQVIWLPQSYQGPMDLQGYQMIFACTDHSEVNQAIAEDLGSGQLINQTGDKRASNFFNMKTINHEGYLIAISSQGQSSAGAKALGESIASYLKDKENRI; from the coding sequence ATGTATCCAGTCATGTTAGATATCAGTCACTGGTCAGTTCTCATCATTGGCGGTGGGAGGATCGCTGAGCGAAAATTACAGGGACTTATAAAGGAAGCGGCACAGCTTACGGTCTTGGCTCCTCGAGTGACTGAGCAGATTGCTGACTGGGCCAGGAAAGGGCAAGTGATCTGGTTGCCACAATCCTACCAGGGCCCTATGGATTTACAGGGTTATCAGATGATCTTTGCCTGTACTGATCATTCAGAGGTCAACCAAGCGATTGCGGAAGATCTTGGGTCAGGGCAATTGATCAACCAGACTGGGGACAAGCGGGCATCGAACTTCTTTAATATGAAAACCATTAACCATGAGGGCTACTTGATTGCCATTTCCAGTCAAGGGCAGTCATCCGCAGGCGCTAAGGCCCTGGGAGAAAGTATCGCATCTTATCTGAAAGACAAGGAGAATCGGATTTGA